In the genome of Nocardioides marmoribigeumensis, one region contains:
- a CDS encoding GAF domain-containing sensor histidine kinase: MSEHAIALNPSYAVRAPDALAPASHPDPASPHPGLRALWALSRADDDQLQTLVDLVQDLCDVPLAALAIFEGSDYHLTTTAGIAPLVCDAQDTLCVQVMDTRETVHVADVRRDGRFDASPYVDGRFMSLGFYASAPVVDPDGTMVGRLCVFDLEPRELTESQLRALTAVAADVSNIIELHLRREADRPLPHHAGPDELLDLSSQIARELRTPLMAVLTSLELLAETEPDADPSRRRVLNSAHRSTRRLNDVVDRLLTLSKVGRTVEPAPVDLGDVFDLVARDTSLVVQTAGGSLAAGELPMVAADAGQVHRVLLELVTNAVRAARPGVPPRVAVWATPTDGGDAWRVSVTDNGVGIPAEARATLFDTATRLASVSRGEGVGLARVARIVEAHGGRLGAEASPGGGTTVWFELPALLPCTEA, translated from the coding sequence TTGTCCGAGCACGCCATCGCGCTCAACCCGTCGTACGCCGTGAGGGCGCCGGACGCGCTCGCGCCCGCCTCGCACCCGGACCCGGCGTCGCCGCACCCCGGGCTGCGGGCCCTGTGGGCGCTGAGCCGGGCCGATGACGACCAGCTGCAGACGCTGGTCGACCTCGTCCAGGACCTGTGCGACGTGCCCTTGGCGGCGCTGGCGATCTTCGAGGGCAGCGACTACCACCTCACCACCACCGCCGGCATCGCGCCGCTGGTCTGCGACGCGCAGGACACTCTGTGCGTGCAGGTGATGGACACCCGGGAGACCGTGCACGTCGCCGACGTGAGGAGGGACGGGCGCTTCGACGCCAGCCCCTACGTCGACGGGCGGTTCATGAGCCTCGGCTTCTACGCCTCGGCTCCGGTGGTCGACCCCGACGGCACCATGGTGGGCCGCCTGTGCGTCTTCGACCTGGAGCCCCGCGAGCTCACCGAGTCGCAGCTGCGCGCCCTCACCGCCGTGGCGGCCGACGTCAGCAACATCATCGAGCTCCACCTGCGGCGCGAGGCCGACCGGCCGCTCCCGCACCACGCCGGACCTGACGAGCTGCTCGACCTGTCCTCCCAGATCGCCCGCGAGCTGCGCACCCCGTTGATGGCCGTGCTCACCAGCCTCGAGCTGCTCGCCGAGACCGAGCCGGACGCCGACCCCTCCCGCCGCCGCGTCCTCAACAGCGCACATCGCTCGACGCGTCGGCTCAACGACGTGGTCGACCGGCTGCTCACGCTCAGCAAGGTGGGCCGCACCGTCGAACCGGCACCGGTCGACCTCGGTGACGTCTTCGACCTCGTCGCCCGCGACACGTCCCTGGTCGTCCAGACCGCCGGCGGCAGCCTGGCCGCGGGCGAGCTGCCGATGGTCGCGGCCGACGCCGGCCAGGTCCACCGCGTGCTCCTCGAGCTGGTGACCAACGCCGTCCGGGCCGCCCGGCCCGGCGTCCCCCCGCGCGTGGCGGTGTGGGCCACGCCCACCGACGGTGGAGACGCCTGGCGCGTCTCGGTCACGGACAACGGCGTCGGGATCCCCGCCGAGGCGCGGGCGACCCTCTTCGACACCGCGACCCGGCTCGCGTCGGTGAGCCGCGGCGAGGGGGTCGGCCTGGCGAGGGTCGCGCGCATCGTCGAGGCGCACGGCGGCCGGCTCGGCGCCGAGGCGTCGCCGGGCGGAGGGACGACCGTCTGGTTCGAGCTCCCCGCCCTCCTGCCGTGCACGGAGGCCTGA